In one Arenibacter antarcticus genomic region, the following are encoded:
- the rpsH gene encoding 30S ribosomal protein S8, which produces MFTDPISDYLTRIRNASSAGHRVVEIPASNLKKEITKILFDQGYILSYKFEDDSVQGVIKIALKYDKFTKEPVIRKIKRISKPGLRKYANSKELPRVLNGLGIAIVSTSHGVMTSKQAKLENAGGEVLCYVY; this is translated from the coding sequence ATGTTCACAGATCCAATTTCGGATTATCTAACAAGAATTAGGAACGCAAGTAGTGCAGGGCACAGAGTGGTAGAGATACCAGCTTCCAATTTAAAAAAAGAAATTACTAAAATATTATTCGATCAAGGATATATTTTAAGCTACAAATTTGAAGACGATTCCGTACAGGGTGTTATAAAAATCGCTTTAAAATACGACAAGTTCACTAAAGAGCCTGTCATCAGGAAAATTAAGCGGATAAGCAAGCCTGGTCTTAGAAAATACGCCAACTCCAAGGAGTTGCCTAGAGTTCTAAACGGTCTTGGTATTGCTATCGTTTCTACTTCACATGGGGTAATGACCAGTAAGCAAGCAAAGCTTGAGAATGCAGGTGGGGAAGTATTATGTTATGTTTATTAA
- the rplF gene encoding 50S ribosomal protein L6 produces MSRTGNNPIAIPEGVTVEVKEDVITVKGKMGELSQKFSGVAVKVEDGQVYVTRPSDSKEHKAKHGLYRSLIFNMIEGVAKGWIKELELVGVGYRASNQGQKLDLALGFSHNIIVDIAPEVKIETISEKGKNPIVKLSSHDKQLVGQVAAKIRAFRKPEPYKGKGIKFVGEVLRRKAGKSA; encoded by the coding sequence ATGTCTAGAACAGGTAATAATCCAATAGCAATTCCAGAGGGAGTAACCGTAGAAGTTAAGGAAGATGTTATTACCGTAAAAGGTAAGATGGGGGAACTTTCCCAAAAATTTTCTGGAGTGGCTGTAAAGGTAGAAGACGGGCAAGTATATGTTACAAGGCCGTCTGATTCCAAGGAGCACAAAGCAAAACATGGTCTTTACAGGTCTTTGATCTTTAATATGATTGAAGGGGTTGCTAAAGGTTGGATAAAAGAGTTGGAATTGGTAGGTGTAGGATACCGTGCAAGTAATCAAGGTCAGAAATTGGACCTTGCATTAGGTTTTTCACATAATATTATTGTGGATATCGCCCCAGAAGTAAAAATAGAGACTATCTCTGAAAAGGGTAAGAATCCTATAGTGAAGCTTAGTTCCCATGATAAACAGCTGGTGGGTCAAGTAGCGGCAAAAATCAGGGCTTTCCGTAAGCCAGAACCTTACAAAGGAAAAGGTATTAAGTTCGTAGGAGAAGTATTAAGAAGAAAAGCTGGTAAATCAGCCTAA
- the rplR gene encoding 50S ribosomal protein L18, translated as MGLSKTERRLRIRRRIRKVSTGTAQKPRLAVFRSNSEIYAQVIDDVAGTTLVAASSRDKELAKTKGTKTEVANLVGKAIAEKAKEAGIELVAFDRGGNLYHGRVKSLAEGAREAGLKF; from the coding sequence ATGGGATTATCAAAGACTGAAAGAAGACTACGTATCAGAAGGAGAATTAGAAAAGTCTCCACGGGTACTGCACAAAAGCCAAGACTTGCTGTTTTTAGAAGTAATAGTGAAATATATGCTCAAGTGATCGATGACGTTGCCGGAACTACTTTGGTAGCTGCTTCATCTAGGGATAAAGAATTGGCTAAGACAAAAGGAACTAAAACAGAAGTTGCAAACTTGGTAGGTAAGGCTATTGCTGAAAAAGCAAAGGAAGCCGGTATAGAATTGGTAGCTTTTGATAGAGGTGGCAACTTATACCACGGACGCGTTAAATCATTGGCCGAAGGCGCAAGGGAAGCAGGATTAAAATTCTAA
- the rpsE gene encoding 30S ribosomal protein S5 — MYQKYKNVETVKPGGLELKDKLVGIQRVTKVTKGGRAFGFTAIVVVGDENGVVGHGLGKSKEVATAIAKGIEEAKKNLIRIPLNKGTLPHEQKGKYGGARVYIQPASHGTGVIAGGAVRAVLESVGVQDVLSKSQGSSNPHNVVKATFDALLQLRDAKTVALQRGVSLEKVFKG, encoded by the coding sequence ATGTATCAGAAATACAAAAACGTAGAGACTGTTAAGCCGGGAGGTTTAGAATTAAAAGATAAATTGGTAGGGATACAACGTGTTACCAAGGTTACCAAAGGTGGTAGGGCGTTCGGATTTACCGCTATCGTTGTTGTTGGTGATGAGAATGGTGTTGTAGGTCACGGTCTTGGTAAGTCCAAGGAAGTCGCAACAGCTATTGCCAAAGGGATCGAAGAAGCTAAAAAGAATCTTATCAGGATTCCTCTTAATAAAGGAACTTTGCCACATGAGCAAAAAGGTAAATACGGAGGAGCTAGAGTGTATATTCAGCCCGCTTCGCACGGTACCGGAGTAATTGCAGGTGGTGCTGTTAGAGCGGTATTGGAATCTGTTGGGGTTCAGGATGTATTGTCTAAATCTCAGGGATCTTCTAACCCTCACAACGTAGTAAAAGCTACCTTTGATGCACTTTTACAACTTAGGGATGCCAAAACGGTAGCACTTCAGAGAGGTGTTTCCTTGGAAAAAGTTTTTAAAGGATAA
- the rpmD gene encoding 50S ribosomal protein L30: MAKIKVKQVKSAIKRAQNQKRTLEALGLRRIGQVVEHDDTPNILGMVNKVKHLVSIVEA, translated from the coding sequence ATGGCAAAGATTAAAGTAAAACAGGTAAAGAGCGCCATTAAAAGAGCTCAAAATCAAAAGAGAACCTTAGAGGCTCTTGGTTTACGAAGGATTGGACAGGTGGTAGAACATGATGATACCCCTAACATTCTTGGAATGGTAAATAAAGTTAAACACTTAGTTTCTATTGTAGAAGCTTAA
- the rplO gene encoding 50S ribosomal protein L15, translating into MNLSNLKPADGAVQRAGKVVGRGQGSGKGGTATRGHKGAKSRSGYSKKLGFEGGQMPLQRRVPKFGFTNINRKEYAGVNLDKIQELVDKGIVKDVVTLDILVENRLVGKNDLVKILGGGELKTSLKVSVHKFTATAKAAIEAAGGEAIGL; encoded by the coding sequence ATGAATTTAAGTAATTTAAAACCTGCGGATGGCGCGGTCCAAAGAGCCGGTAAAGTTGTAGGAAGAGGACAAGGTTCTGGTAAAGGTGGTACCGCCACCAGAGGACATAAAGGAGCAAAATCCAGATCTGGATATTCTAAGAAACTCGGTTTTGAAGGTGGTCAGATGCCATTGCAAAGACGTGTTCCTAAATTCGGTTTTACCAACATCAACAGGAAAGAATACGCTGGTGTTAATTTAGACAAGATTCAGGAATTGGTTGATAAAGGAATTGTAAAGGATGTAGTTACTTTGGATATCCTTGTGGAAAATAGATTGGTAGGAAAAAACGACTTAGTTAAAATATTAGGTGGTGGGGAACTAAAGACGTCCCTTAAAGTTTCTGTACATAAATTTACTGCTACTGCGAAGGCTGCAATAGAAGCTGCAGGTGGTGAAGCAATAGGTTTATAA
- the secY gene encoding preprotein translocase subunit SecY: protein MKKFFDTLSNIWKIEELRGRIMITLGLLLVYRFGAQVVLPGIDSTQLGALASNTDSGILGILNAFTGGALSNASVFALGIMPYISASIVVQLMGIAIPYLQKLQKEGESGRKTINQITRWLTIGICIVQAPAYLYSLGALGVPESAFVFGKGLNFIMPSVIILVAGTIFAMWLGEKITDKGIGNGISLLIMVGIIANMPQNFVQEFISRTANNNGGLMFMLIEVIIWFVVILLCVLLVMATRQIPVQYARRTASGGYEKNITGSRQYIPLKLNASGVMPIIFAQAIMFAPGLLGKTFNNTAVGQWMEVQFQDIFGLAYNLLFGFLIIVFTYFYTAITVPTNKMADDLKRSGGFIPGIRPGKETGDFLDKIMSLITLPGSVFLALLAVLPAVIVKLMDVQAGWALFYGGTSLLIMVGVAIDTVQQVNSYLLNRHYDGLMKSGKNRKVA, encoded by the coding sequence ATGAAGAAATTTTTCGATACATTATCAAATATTTGGAAGATAGAAGAACTTAGGGGTAGGATTATGATTACCCTTGGTTTGCTTTTAGTGTATCGTTTTGGTGCACAAGTGGTTCTTCCGGGTATCGATTCTACTCAATTGGGGGCTTTGGCTTCCAATACGGATAGCGGTATTTTAGGTATTTTGAATGCATTTACAGGAGGAGCATTATCCAATGCTTCGGTTTTTGCGCTAGGGATAATGCCTTATATCTCTGCTTCTATTGTAGTGCAATTAATGGGTATTGCTATTCCTTATCTGCAGAAATTACAGAAGGAAGGTGAAAGTGGAAGAAAAACGATCAATCAAATTACTAGATGGTTAACCATTGGTATATGTATCGTTCAGGCTCCCGCCTATTTGTACAGTTTAGGAGCGTTGGGAGTTCCAGAAAGTGCATTTGTTTTTGGTAAAGGTCTTAACTTTATTATGCCTTCGGTAATAATATTGGTAGCTGGAACCATTTTCGCAATGTGGTTGGGAGAAAAGATTACCGATAAGGGAATTGGAAATGGGATCTCCTTGTTGATTATGGTAGGGATTATCGCTAACATGCCACAAAACTTTGTTCAGGAATTTATATCTAGGACTGCCAATAATAACGGAGGTCTAATGTTTATGCTGATTGAAGTGATTATTTGGTTTGTTGTTATATTGTTATGTGTACTATTGGTTATGGCTACTCGCCAAATACCAGTACAGTATGCAAGACGTACGGCTTCTGGTGGGTATGAAAAGAACATCACGGGGTCTAGACAATATATTCCTTTAAAATTGAATGCTTCTGGGGTAATGCCAATCATTTTTGCCCAAGCTATAATGTTTGCTCCTGGTTTGTTAGGGAAAACATTTAACAATACAGCTGTAGGGCAATGGATGGAAGTTCAGTTTCAGGATATTTTTGGTTTGGCATATAACTTACTGTTCGGGTTTTTAATTATTGTATTCACCTATTTTTATACGGCGATTACAGTACCGACCAATAAAATGGCCGATGATCTTAAGAGAAGTGGTGGATTTATTCCTGGGATTAGACCCGGAAAAGAAACTGGAGATTTCTTAGATAAGATTATGTCCCTAATAACGTTGCCAGGATCAGTTTTCCTAGCTTTGCTGGCGGTTCTTCCGGCAGTGATAGTTAAGCTTATGGATGTACAGGCAGGATGGGCCTTATTCTACGGAGGAACTTCACTATTGATTATGGTAGGTGTGGCCATTGATACCGTGCAGCAGGTAAATTCATATTTACTGAATAGGCATTATGATGGGTTGATGAAATCTGGTAAAAATAGAAAGGTAGCATAA
- the infA gene encoding translation initiation factor IF-1: MAKQAAIEQDGSIIEALSNAMFRVELENGHVVTAHISGKMRMHYIKLLPGDKVKLEMSPYDLTKARITYRY, encoded by the coding sequence ATGGCCAAGCAAGCAGCAATTGAACAGGATGGAAGCATTATCGAGGCATTGTCAAATGCCATGTTCCGCGTAGAGTTGGAAAACGGTCATGTGGTAACGGCACATATCTCAGGAAAGATGCGTATGCATTATATTAAGTTGCTTCCGGGAGACAAGGTAAAACTAGAAATGAGTCCGTACGATTTAACTAAAGCAAGAATTACATATAGATATTAA
- the ykgO gene encoding type B 50S ribosomal protein L36, which produces MKVRASIKKRSAECKIVRRKGRLYVINKKNPRFKQRQG; this is translated from the coding sequence ATGAAAGTTAGAGCATCAATTAAAAAAAGAAGTGCCGAGTGCAAAATTGTGCGCAGAAAAGGCAGATTGTACGTAATTAATAAAAAGAATCCTAGATTTAAACAAAGACAAGGGTAG
- the rpsM gene encoding 30S ribosomal protein S13, which yields MARIAGVDIPKQKRGVIALTYIFGIGSSRAKEILSTAQVSEDTKVSDWNDDEIGRIREAVSSLTIEGELRSENQLNIKRLMDIGCYRGIRHRSGLPLRGQRTKNNSRTRKGKRKTVANKKKATK from the coding sequence ATGGCAAGAATCGCAGGTGTAGATATACCAAAACAAAAAAGAGGGGTTATAGCCCTTACCTATATTTTTGGTATAGGAAGTAGTAGAGCAAAAGAAATTTTATCTACTGCCCAAGTAAGTGAAGATACCAAGGTATCTGACTGGAACGATGATGAGATCGGTCGAATTCGTGAGGCAGTTTCTTCTTTGACAATTGAAGGAGAATTGCGTTCGGAGAACCAATTGAACATTAAGCGTTTAATGGACATAGGTTGTTATAGAGGTATTCGCCATAGATCTGGTCTGCCTTTAAGGGGACAAAGGACCAAAAACAACTCTAGGACAAGAAAAGGTAAGAGAAAAACAGTTGCTAATAAAAAGAAGGCAACTAAATAA
- the rpsK gene encoding 30S ribosomal protein S11, with protein MAKASAKAAKKRKVIVESVGEAHVTASFNNIIISLTNKKGDVISWSSAGKMGFRGSKKNTPYAAQIASEDCAKVAHEAGLRKVKVYVKGPGNGRESAIRSIHNSGIEVTEIIDITPMPHNGCRPPKRRRV; from the coding sequence ATGGCAAAGGCAAGTGCAAAAGCGGCAAAGAAGCGTAAAGTTATAGTAGAGTCTGTGGGTGAAGCCCATGTAACTGCTTCTTTTAATAATATTATTATTTCTTTAACCAACAAAAAGGGAGATGTTATCTCTTGGTCTTCAGCAGGTAAAATGGGTTTTAGAGGTTCTAAAAAGAACACTCCTTACGCAGCTCAGATAGCCTCTGAGGATTGTGCGAAGGTTGCTCATGAAGCAGGTTTAAGAAAGGTAAAGGTGTATGTGAAAGGACCAGGAAACGGTAGGGAATCTGCCATTCGTTCTATCCACAACTCCGGAATTGAGGTTACAGAGATTATCGATATAACTCCAATGCCGCACAACGGTTGTAGACCACCAAAAAGAAGAAGAGTATAA
- the rpsD gene encoding 30S ribosomal protein S4, which produces MARYTGPKTKIARKFGEAIFGDDKSFEKRNYPPGQHGNNRRRGKKSEYAIQLMEKQKAKYTYGILEKQFRNIFGKANSSGGVTGEVLLQLCEARLDNVVYRMGISPSRSGARQLVSHRHITVNGHLVNIPSYTLKPGDVVGVREKSKSLKTIVDALSASSSVYEWITWNSEKLEGNFVAIPERMQIPENIKEQLIVELYSK; this is translated from the coding sequence ATGGCAAGATATACAGGACCAAAAACAAAAATCGCCCGTAAATTCGGGGAAGCGATTTTCGGAGATGATAAGTCTTTTGAGAAAAGAAATTATCCTCCAGGACAACACGGTAACAATAGACGTCGTGGTAAAAAGTCTGAATACGCTATCCAGTTAATGGAAAAGCAAAAAGCAAAATACACCTACGGTATTTTGGAGAAACAATTTAGGAACATTTTTGGCAAAGCCAATAGTAGTGGTGGAGTAACCGGTGAGGTTTTACTTCAACTATGTGAGGCTCGTTTGGATAATGTTGTGTACAGAATGGGTATTTCCCCTTCTAGAAGTGGAGCCAGACAATTGGTTTCCCACAGACACATTACCGTTAACGGTCATTTGGTAAATATTCCTTCCTATACCCTAAAACCTGGCGATGTTGTTGGTGTTAGGGAAAAATCTAAATCCCTAAAAACCATTGTTGATGCTTTGTCCGCTAGTAGTAGCGTTTACGAGTGGATTACATGGAATTCGGAGAAATTAGAGGGTAACTTCGTTGCTATTCCAGAGAGAATGCAAATTCCGGAGAACATAAAAGAACAATTAATAGTTGAGTTATACTCTAAATAA
- a CDS encoding DNA-directed RNA polymerase subunit alpha, giving the protein MALLNFQKPDKVIMIDSSDFEGKFEFRPLEPGYGLTIGNALRRVLLSSLEGFAITSVRIDKVEHEFSVISGVVEDVTEIILNLKQVRFKRQIDDVDSETVSISVSGKEQLTAGDFQKFISGYQVLNPDLVICNMDPKVSINMHIVIEKGRGYVPAEENKKSNAVLGTIEVDSIFTPIKNVKYSIENFRVEQKTDYEKLVFEIVTDGSIHPKDALTEGAKVLIHHFMLFSDERITLEADEIAQTETYDEESLHMRQLLKTKLVDMDLSVRALNCLKAAEVDTLGDLVSFNKNDLMKFRNFGKKSLTELEELVINKGLSFGMDLSKYKLDKD; this is encoded by the coding sequence ATGGCATTATTAAATTTTCAGAAGCCCGATAAAGTTATAATGATTGATTCCTCCGATTTCGAAGGCAAATTCGAATTTCGTCCGTTGGAACCAGGTTATGGCCTTACAATTGGGAACGCATTAAGAAGAGTTTTGCTTTCATCCTTGGAAGGTTTTGCTATCACTTCTGTCAGAATTGATAAGGTAGAACATGAGTTTTCTGTAATTTCAGGTGTTGTGGAAGACGTTACCGAAATCATTCTAAATCTTAAGCAAGTTCGTTTTAAGAGACAGATTGACGATGTGGACAGTGAGACTGTTTCCATTTCCGTTAGTGGAAAGGAGCAACTAACAGCAGGTGATTTTCAAAAATTCATTTCAGGCTATCAAGTGCTAAACCCAGATTTGGTTATCTGTAACATGGATCCCAAAGTAAGCATTAACATGCATATCGTTATCGAGAAAGGTAGAGGTTATGTGCCAGCTGAGGAAAACAAAAAGTCAAACGCCGTGTTGGGAACTATTGAGGTAGATTCTATCTTTACGCCTATTAAGAACGTTAAGTATAGTATTGAAAACTTTAGGGTAGAGCAAAAAACCGATTATGAGAAATTGGTTTTCGAGATTGTAACCGATGGTTCAATCCACCCTAAAGATGCTTTAACAGAAGGCGCAAAAGTGCTTATACACCACTTTATGTTGTTTTCAGATGAGCGAATTACTTTGGAAGCAGACGAGATTGCACAAACAGAGACCTACGATGAGGAATCTTTGCATATGCGTCAGCTTTTAAAGACCAAATTGGTAGACATGGATCTTTCGGTAAGGGCACTAAACTGCTTAAAGGCGGCAGAGGTGGATACCTTGGGAGACTTGGTTTCCTTTAATAAGAACGATTTAATGAAGTTTAGAAACTTTGGAAAAAAATCCTTGACCGAATTGGAAGAATTGGTCATCAACAAAGGGTTGAGTTTCGGAATGGATTTGTCAAAATATAAATTGGATAAAGATTAA
- the rplQ gene encoding 50S ribosomal protein L17: MRHGKKVNHLGRKAAHRKAMLANMACSLIEHKRINTTVAKAKALKQFVEPLITKSKAENNQTVEKGTHNRRIVFKNLRDKYAVTELFSTVADKIGERPGGYTRIIKLGNRLGDNADMAMIELVDFNEIYNAGKPKKQKTTRRGKTKKTDTDAAPAAETETKTEPETKADTKADDSKE, encoded by the coding sequence ATGAGACACGGCAAAAAAGTTAATCATTTAGGAAGAAAGGCAGCCCATAGAAAAGCTATGTTGGCAAATATGGCCTGTTCTTTAATAGAGCACAAGAGAATCAATACCACAGTTGCCAAGGCGAAAGCCTTAAAACAGTTTGTTGAGCCCCTGATTACTAAATCTAAGGCAGAGAACAACCAGACAGTTGAAAAAGGCACTCATAACCGTCGTATCGTTTTTAAGAATCTTCGCGATAAATATGCGGTTACCGAGCTTTTTAGCACTGTAGCTGATAAAATAGGCGAAAGACCGGGTGGTTATACAAGGATCATTAAGTTGGGGAACCGACTTGGGGATAATGCGGATATGGCAATGATAGAATTGGTAGATTTTAATGAAATCTACAATGCTGGCAAGCCGAAGAAGCAAAAAACTACAAGAAGGGGTAAAACCAAGAAAACGGATACCGATGCTGCTCCAGCTGCCGAAACGGAAACAAAAACAGAACCAGAAACAAAAGCTGATACAAAAGCCGATGATTCTAAAGAGTAA
- the carA gene encoding glutamine-hydrolyzing carbamoyl-phosphate synthase small subunit, which produces MKYQTRKKAILLLADGTIFHGKSVGDKEGTVFGEACFNTGMTGYQEIFTDPSYFGQIMVTTNAHIGNYGTHKEEVESDSVKISGLVCKNFSYTYSRPSSDASLLEFMEKSNLFAISDVDTRALVGYIRDHGAMNAVISTDVDNVEGLKRKLAEVPSMEGLELASQVSTKEAYYYGAEDAKYKISALDIGIKNNILRNLAARDAYIKVFPYNASFEEMSEWNPDGYFVSNGPGDPDPLYDAIAATKKVIASGKPLFGICLGHQVIALANGVSTYKMHNGHRGINHPVMNLVTGKGEITSQNHGFAVNKEEAEANPDLEITHLHLNDNTLAGMKMKGKNVISVQYHPEASPGPNDANYLFDQFFEMIESASH; this is translated from the coding sequence ATGAAGTATCAAACAAGAAAAAAAGCAATATTGTTATTGGCCGATGGAACTATTTTTCACGGTAAATCCGTAGGGGATAAGGAAGGGACCGTCTTTGGAGAGGCTTGTTTTAATACGGGAATGACCGGCTATCAAGAGATATTTACCGATCCTTCCTATTTTGGTCAGATCATGGTGACCACTAATGCTCACATCGGTAATTATGGAACACATAAGGAAGAGGTAGAATCCGATTCAGTCAAGATATCTGGATTGGTATGTAAAAATTTTAGTTATACCTATTCTAGGCCATCATCCGATGCCAGTTTGTTAGAATTTATGGAGAAGAGCAATCTATTTGCTATTTCAGACGTAGATACAAGGGCATTAGTTGGTTACATTAGGGATCACGGGGCAATGAATGCCGTTATTTCTACCGATGTAGATAATGTAGAAGGATTAAAAAGGAAATTAGCGGAAGTGCCTAGCATGGAAGGTTTAGAACTTGCGTCACAAGTTTCTACAAAGGAAGCTTATTACTATGGTGCTGAGGATGCAAAATATAAGATTTCTGCTCTCGATATTGGAATTAAAAATAATATACTTAGGAATTTGGCTGCACGGGATGCTTACATTAAGGTCTTTCCGTACAATGCGTCCTTTGAGGAAATGAGTGAATGGAATCCTGATGGCTATTTTGTTTCCAATGGTCCAGGGGATCCAGATCCGTTGTACGATGCTATTGCGGCAACCAAGAAAGTGATTGCTTCAGGCAAACCCTTGTTTGGGATTTGCTTAGGACATCAAGTAATAGCTTTGGCCAATGGGGTCTCTACCTACAAAATGCACAATGGGCATAGGGGTATTAATCACCCTGTGATGAACCTAGTTACGGGGAAAGGCGAGATTACATCCCAAAATCATGGTTTTGCTGTAAATAAGGAAGAAGCAGAGGCTAATCCTGATTTAGAAATCACCCATTTGCATCTAAATGACAATACCTTGGCAGGAATGAAAATGAAGGGAAAAAATGTTATTTCTGTACAATACCATCCCGAGGCTAGTCCCGGGCCTAATGATGCAAATTACCTGTTCGATCAGTTTTTTGAAATGATCGAATCCGCATCACACTAA
- the eno gene encoding phosphopyruvate hydratase, whose product MSIILSVHARQILDSRGNPTVEVDVITENGVMGRAAVPSGASTGEHEAVELRDGGKAFMGKGVTQAVRNVNTLIAEEILGMSVFEQNLVDQVMIELDGTPNKSKLGANAILGVSLAVAKAAANELGMSLFRYVGGVSANTLPVPMMNIINGGSHSDAPIAFQEFMVMPVKANSFSHAMQMGTEIFHNLKQVLHDRGLSTAVGDEGGFAPNLAGGTEDALDTIAVAVEKAGYKLGDEIMIALDCAAAEFYVDGKYDYTKFEGDKGVIRTSEEQAQYLADLSAKYPIISIEDGMDENDWDGWKALTDKIGDKVQLVGDDLFVTNVERLSRGIKEGIANSILIKVNQIGTLTETIAAVNMAKNAGYTSVMSHRSGETEDNTIADLAVALNTGQIKTGSASRSDRMAKYNQLLRIEEELGSVAYYPQQNAFNIK is encoded by the coding sequence ATGAGTATCATCCTAAGTGTTCATGCACGACAAATTTTGGATTCTAGAGGCAATCCTACGGTAGAGGTAGATGTAATCACGGAAAATGGCGTTATGGGCAGGGCAGCAGTTCCTTCCGGGGCTTCCACTGGGGAGCACGAGGCCGTAGAGCTACGTGATGGAGGTAAAGCATTCATGGGTAAAGGTGTCACTCAGGCAGTGAGGAATGTAAATACTTTGATCGCTGAAGAAATACTTGGTATGTCTGTTTTTGAACAAAACTTGGTAGACCAGGTAATGATAGAACTAGACGGTACACCAAATAAATCTAAATTAGGAGCCAATGCCATCTTGGGGGTATCCTTAGCAGTAGCTAAGGCAGCTGCCAATGAGTTAGGTATGTCTTTGTTTAGGTATGTTGGAGGGGTAAGTGCTAACACTTTACCTGTTCCAATGATGAATATTATTAATGGAGGCTCGCATTCCGATGCTCCGATCGCATTTCAAGAATTTATGGTAATGCCTGTAAAGGCAAATAGTTTCTCTCATGCCATGCAAATGGGGACTGAAATCTTCCATAATCTTAAGCAAGTGCTTCACGACAGGGGATTGAGTACAGCAGTAGGTGATGAAGGTGGATTTGCTCCCAATCTTGCAGGTGGAACCGAAGATGCATTGGATACCATTGCAGTAGCGGTAGAAAAAGCGGGATACAAGTTAGGAGATGAAATAATGATTGCTCTTGATTGTGCCGCTGCAGAATTCTATGTAGATGGTAAATACGATTATACTAAATTTGAAGGAGATAAGGGAGTAATAAGAACTTCTGAGGAACAGGCTCAGTATTTGGCAGATTTGAGTGCCAAATATCCTATCATTTCTATTGAGGATGGAATGGATGAGAACGATTGGGATGGTTGGAAAGCCTTGACCGATAAAATTGGTGATAAGGTACAGTTGGTTGGGGATGATTTATTTGTGACCAATGTAGAGCGTCTATCTAGAGGTATTAAAGAAGGTATCGCAAACTCTATCCTGATTAAGGTGAACCAGATCGGAACGTTGACTGAGACCATTGCAGCCGTAAATATGGCCAAAAATGCAGGGTATACCTCCGTTATGTCGCACCGTTCAGGGGAAACTGAGGATAATACAATTGCCGATCTTGCCGTAGCCTTAAATACAGGTCAAATTAAAACTGGTTCAGCTTCAAGATCAGACAGAATGGCAAAATATAATCAGTTGCTAAGAATTGAGGAAGAATTGGGAAGTGTGGCTTATTACCCACAACAAAATGCTTTCAATATTAAATAA